One genomic region from Haloterrigena gelatinilytica encodes:
- a CDS encoding mandelate racemase/muconate lactonizing enzyme family protein: MGVDYSQLHDPNAEYTMRDLSAETMQVTRERGGGRDIEITDIQTTMIDGNFPWTLVRIYTDAGIVGTGEAYWGAGVPELIQRMTPFLQGENPLDIDRLTEHLVQKMSGEGSIAGVTVTAIAGIEVALHDLAGKILEVPAYQLLGGKYRDEVRVYCDCHTEEEADPEACADEAERVVEDLGYDALKFDLDVPSGHEKDRANRHLREPEIEHKAEIVERVTERVGDRADVAFDCHWTFSGGSAKRLAKRLEEYDVWWLEDPVPPENHDVQREVTQSTETPITVGENVYRKHGQRRLLEEQAVDIVAPDMPKVGGMRETRKIADLADMYYVPVAMHNVSSPVATTASAHVGAAIPNSLAVEYHSYELGWWEDLVEEDVIEDGYIEIPEEPGLGVTLDMDVVEEHMVEGEELFDEA; the protein is encoded by the coding sequence ATGGGAGTCGATTACTCACAGCTGCACGATCCGAACGCCGAGTATACGATGCGCGACCTCTCGGCGGAGACGATGCAGGTCACCCGCGAACGCGGGGGCGGCCGGGACATCGAGATAACCGACATCCAGACGACGATGATCGACGGGAACTTCCCGTGGACGCTGGTCCGGATCTACACCGATGCCGGCATCGTCGGCACCGGCGAAGCCTACTGGGGCGCCGGCGTCCCGGAACTGATCCAGCGGATGACGCCCTTCCTGCAGGGCGAGAACCCGCTGGACATCGACCGACTGACCGAGCACCTCGTCCAGAAGATGTCCGGCGAGGGGTCGATCGCCGGCGTCACCGTCACCGCCATCGCGGGCATCGAGGTCGCCCTGCACGATCTGGCGGGCAAGATCCTCGAGGTGCCGGCCTACCAGCTGCTGGGCGGGAAGTACCGCGACGAGGTCCGCGTCTACTGCGACTGTCACACCGAAGAGGAGGCCGACCCCGAGGCCTGCGCCGACGAGGCCGAACGCGTCGTCGAGGACCTGGGCTACGACGCCCTGAAGTTCGACCTCGACGTCCCGTCGGGTCACGAGAAGGACCGCGCGAACCGCCACCTCCGCGAGCCCGAGATCGAACACAAGGCCGAGATCGTCGAGCGGGTCACCGAGCGCGTCGGCGACCGCGCCGACGTCGCCTTCGACTGCCACTGGACGTTCTCCGGCGGCAGCGCGAAGCGACTCGCGAAGCGCTTAGAGGAGTACGACGTCTGGTGGCTCGAAGACCCCGTCCCGCCGGAGAACCACGACGTTCAGCGGGAGGTCACCCAGTCGACCGAGACGCCGATCACCGTCGGCGAGAACGTCTATCGAAAACACGGCCAGCGCCGCCTGCTCGAGGAGCAGGCCGTCGACATCGTCGCGCCGGACATGCCCAAAGTCGGCGGCATGCGCGAGACGCGAAAGATCGCCGACCTCGCGGACATGTACTACGTGCCGGTCGCGATGCACAACGTCTCCTCACCGGTCGCGACGACGGCCAGCGCCCACGTCGGCGCGGCGATCCCGAACTCGCTGGCCGTCGAGTACCACTCCTACGAACTCGGCTGGTGGGAGGACTTAGTCGAGGAAGACGTCATCGAGGACGGCTACATCGAGATTCCCGAGGAACCGGGACTCGGCGTGACGCTCGATATGGACGTCGTCGAGGAGCACATGGTCGAGGGCGAGGAACTGTTCGACGAAGCGTGA
- a CDS encoding alpha-amylase family glycosyl hydrolase: MDRRPSRRRIHEATRESDRRRLLADGGEPDPDPALERDDGSHHPGPPRFVTVGEGIVDPNGNEMETRDDLAPRNPDGDADYRWRVLESPEGSSAVPTDGPIAEFEPDVPGEYALALEAPDGPHEVTVRAFPEADEGEPRPRVELDATVEDDRVRLSADASVVGDGDPSVEYYVDDRDADVLESDGTIPVDAIDDPVRVYAVAVDERHSVPDAIELVPADGAADEPSVRVDHPFEPPEWAVDAVVYEIFTRRFPDQDDPTFETIAERLDHLEALGIDVLWLTPFLEAKSGFGTPAERGGPHGYNTTDYFGVDPDLGTTADFEALVEACHDRDIRVVFDLVINHTADAHPFYEAAVDEDHPDHERYRDWYRWEDFDEREPDRYFGWDDIPNLNYANLDVREYLLEVVDFWAEKVDGFRADVAWGVPLSFWTEVSDRLTGTDSEFFLLDETLPSDVEMGGGRFHTHHDDVLHDTLEAIGASVAGDAEDGTVTEADDEEEDAVADEFTDSAAGIDTTSADAILEAVDDRRRRGAHPDSEWLLYVENHDTDRYLAEYGRDAQRAAGAATFTLPGSPMLYYGQETGLTGRRDPMNWGAFDADLLEYYRRLIDLRKSHPALQSAADLERVAYEADTDAAVAFARADPASGRRVVVALHFGAGTATVELDESAAETDPLIGVDALASDGTLAVDSVVVLEGDGS, from the coding sequence ATGGACCGGCGCCCCTCACGGAGACGGATTCACGAGGCGACTCGAGAATCGGACCGACGACGGTTGCTCGCAGACGGCGGCGAACCCGATCCCGATCCCGCGCTCGAGCGCGACGACGGCTCGCACCACCCCGGGCCGCCGCGGTTCGTCACCGTCGGCGAGGGGATCGTCGACCCGAACGGGAACGAGATGGAGACGCGGGACGACCTCGCGCCGCGGAATCCGGACGGCGACGCCGACTACCGCTGGCGCGTGCTCGAGTCGCCCGAGGGCTCGAGCGCGGTCCCGACCGACGGTCCGATCGCCGAGTTCGAACCGGACGTGCCGGGCGAGTACGCGCTCGCGCTCGAGGCCCCCGACGGGCCCCACGAGGTGACGGTCCGCGCGTTTCCCGAGGCGGACGAGGGCGAACCGCGCCCGCGGGTCGAACTCGACGCGACCGTCGAGGACGACCGGGTCCGCCTCTCGGCGGACGCGAGCGTCGTCGGCGACGGCGACCCCAGCGTCGAGTACTACGTCGACGACCGGGACGCGGACGTGCTCGAGTCGGACGGCACGATTCCGGTCGACGCGATCGACGACCCGGTCCGCGTCTACGCCGTCGCGGTCGACGAGCGCCACTCGGTTCCGGACGCGATCGAACTGGTCCCCGCCGACGGCGCGGCGGACGAGCCGTCGGTCCGCGTGGATCACCCGTTCGAGCCGCCCGAGTGGGCCGTCGACGCGGTCGTCTACGAGATTTTCACGCGACGGTTCCCGGATCAGGACGACCCTACGTTCGAGACGATCGCGGAGCGCCTCGACCACCTCGAGGCCCTCGGGATCGACGTCCTCTGGTTGACGCCGTTTCTCGAGGCGAAGAGCGGATTCGGGACGCCAGCGGAGCGCGGTGGCCCGCACGGCTACAACACGACGGACTACTTCGGCGTCGATCCGGACCTCGGAACGACGGCCGACTTCGAGGCGCTGGTCGAGGCCTGTCACGACCGCGATATCCGCGTCGTCTTCGATCTCGTGATCAACCACACGGCCGACGCGCACCCCTTCTACGAGGCCGCGGTCGACGAGGACCACCCCGATCACGAACGCTATCGCGACTGGTACCGGTGGGAGGACTTCGACGAGCGCGAACCGGACAGGTACTTCGGCTGGGACGACATTCCGAACCTGAACTACGCGAATCTCGACGTCCGCGAATATCTCCTCGAGGTCGTCGACTTCTGGGCGGAGAAGGTCGACGGCTTCAGGGCCGACGTCGCGTGGGGCGTCCCGTTGAGCTTCTGGACGGAGGTCAGTGATCGGCTGACCGGGACGGACAGCGAGTTCTTCCTGTTAGACGAGACGCTGCCCTCCGACGTCGAGATGGGCGGCGGCCGATTTCACACGCACCACGACGACGTGCTCCACGATACGCTCGAGGCGATAGGGGCGTCGGTCGCGGGCGACGCCGAAGACGGGACTGTCACTGAAGCCGACGACGAGGAGGAAGACGCGGTCGCGGACGAGTTCACGGATTCGGCCGCCGGGATCGACACGACGAGCGCGGACGCGATCCTCGAGGCGGTCGACGACCGGCGACGCCGCGGCGCCCATCCCGACTCGGAGTGGCTCCTGTACGTCGAGAACCACGATACGGACCGGTATCTGGCCGAGTACGGCCGCGACGCCCAGCGGGCCGCGGGCGCCGCGACGTTCACGCTCCCGGGGTCGCCGATGCTCTACTACGGCCAGGAGACCGGTCTGACGGGACGGCGCGACCCGATGAACTGGGGCGCGTTCGACGCGGACCTGCTCGAGTACTACCGGCGACTGATCGACCTCCGGAAATCGCATCCGGCGCTGCAGTCCGCGGCCGACCTCGAGCGCGTCGCGTACGAGGCGGACACCGACGCCGCGGTCGCGTTCGCTCGCGCGGACCCGGCGAGCGGCCGCCGCGTCGTCGTGGCGCTTCACTTCGGCGCGGGGACGGCGACGGTCGAGCTCGACGAGTCCGCCGCCGAGACCGATCCCCTGATCGGCGTCGACGCGCTCGCGTCCGACGGGACCCTCGCCGTCGATTCGGTCGTCGTCCTCGAGGGAGACGGATCGTAA
- a CDS encoding sugar ABC transporter permease: protein MSTILDAIADLRAGRRSPVDVAKSVLTTGVAVGLLLLLLFPVYWIVTVALSRGTTLSSPGSLFGDPAAYTLDSFRWVLENESFRRGLLNSLIVVTVTVTVTLAFSIPGAYALSRREFFGRRKLLYGYILFTQVGAGLSIAVLIALYALFSGIGLTNNLLVLGLFYAAGAIPFNTWLLKTFMDNIPVSYEEAAIVDGASQWQVMREVILPLAKPGIAAVLVFAWTAGWNEFIVAQTLIHDPDLYPLSVELYGLIDDRRGTSWPQFAAFALLFALPVAIIYFLAQKQVESGLSFGGMEG from the coding sequence ATGAGTACGATACTAGATGCGATCGCAGATCTCCGAGCGGGTCGTCGAAGTCCGGTAGACGTCGCGAAGTCCGTCCTCACGACTGGGGTAGCTGTCGGACTCCTCCTGCTCCTGCTGTTCCCGGTGTACTGGATCGTCACCGTCGCGTTGTCCAGAGGGACGACGCTGTCGTCTCCCGGGAGTCTGTTCGGCGACCCGGCCGCGTACACGCTGGATTCGTTCCGATGGGTCCTCGAGAACGAGTCCTTCCGACGGGGGCTCCTGAACAGCCTGATCGTCGTCACCGTGACGGTCACCGTCACGTTGGCGTTCTCGATCCCGGGGGCCTACGCGCTCTCGCGGCGGGAGTTCTTCGGTCGGCGAAAGCTCCTCTACGGCTACATCCTGTTCACGCAGGTGGGGGCAGGCCTCTCGATCGCCGTCCTCATCGCGCTTTACGCGCTGTTCTCGGGCATCGGCCTGACCAACAACCTGCTCGTGCTCGGCCTCTTCTACGCGGCCGGGGCGATCCCGTTCAACACGTGGCTGCTGAAGACCTTCATGGACAACATCCCCGTCTCCTACGAGGAGGCGGCCATCGTCGACGGCGCCAGCCAGTGGCAGGTCATGCGGGAGGTCATTCTGCCGCTCGCGAAACCCGGAATCGCCGCCGTACTGGTGTTCGCGTGGACCGCGGGCTGGAACGAGTTCATCGTGGCACAGACGCTGATTCACGATCCCGACCTCTACCCGCTGTCGGTGGAGCTCTACGGGCTCATCGACGACCGGCGCGGAACGTCGTGGCCGCAGTTCGCCGCGTTCGCCCTACTGTTCGCCCTTCCGGTCGCGATCATCTACTTCCTCGCCCAGAAACAGGTCGAAAGCGGCCTCTCCTTCGGCGGGATGGAAGGCTAA
- a CDS encoding carbohydrate ABC transporter permease, with protein MSVDTPEGVGNRIRRLLPSSATDIGVVLVLPGLVLFSLFMLFPIAFLVYLSITDVSRAGDVIGIFQGEASIVWFANYLELFADGEFWNSIGVTWLYVGVSLGLKLVLTLVIAILLTHDRVAGKRYMRALVIVPMGFPPIFVITIWRAIFSPAAFGPFNRLVSAYNDVVIGLAELVDTIAFFVALRAPELLLVDVPVNWTGGRWAAFFGYVVTETWLAYPFMVIIVVSALQDVPMELHDAAKVDGAGYLNRLRHVTIPAIKGPLVFASILTAATSFQNFLIPWVFNKGGPGRSNELLLVYGYREARVFNEYAMSSAIMVVAIGFIGLFMWLAVKKTNLADGV; from the coding sequence ATGTCTGTAGATACACCCGAGGGCGTGGGAAATCGAATCCGTCGTCTCCTCCCGTCGAGTGCGACGGATATCGGGGTGGTACTGGTCTTACCGGGGCTGGTGCTGTTCTCGCTGTTCATGCTGTTCCCGATCGCGTTTCTCGTCTACCTGTCGATCACCGACGTGAGTCGGGCGGGCGACGTGATCGGGATCTTCCAGGGGGAGGCATCGATCGTCTGGTTTGCGAACTACCTCGAACTGTTCGCCGACGGGGAGTTCTGGAACTCCATCGGAGTCACCTGGCTCTACGTCGGCGTGAGTCTGGGCCTGAAACTCGTACTCACGCTGGTGATCGCCATCCTACTCACGCACGACCGGGTAGCCGGAAAGCGGTACATGCGGGCGCTCGTCATCGTTCCCATGGGCTTTCCGCCGATCTTCGTGATCACGATCTGGCGGGCGATCTTCAGTCCGGCCGCGTTCGGACCGTTCAACCGGCTCGTGTCGGCGTACAACGACGTCGTTATCGGCCTCGCGGAACTCGTCGATACGATCGCCTTCTTCGTCGCGCTCAGGGCACCGGAACTACTGCTCGTCGACGTCCCGGTAAACTGGACGGGCGGCAGGTGGGCCGCCTTCTTCGGGTACGTCGTGACCGAAACGTGGCTCGCGTATCCGTTCATGGTGATCATCGTCGTCAGCGCGCTCCAGGACGTGCCGATGGAACTCCACGACGCGGCGAAAGTCGACGGGGCGGGCTACCTGAATCGGCTCCGGCACGTGACGATCCCCGCGATCAAGGGCCCGCTGGTGTTCGCGTCGATTCTCACCGCCGCGACGTCCTTCCAGAACTTCCTGATTCCGTGGGTGTTCAACAAGGGCGGGCCCGGGCGGAGCAACGAACTGCTCCTGGTCTACGGCTACCGGGAGGCGCGCGTGTTCAACGAATACGCGATGTCGTCGGCGATCATGGTCGTCGCGATCGGATTCATCGGGCTGTTCATGTGGCTCGCCGTCAAGAAAACCAATCTCGCGGACGGGGTGTGA
- a CDS encoding extracellular solute-binding protein, whose protein sequence is MKRRPVLKGIGGAMAGATLAGCTSMFSGDGSAELWHEFTDSEEETFDGHLETFNEDADRELDASGVSNMDEQLETALPANDGPMSFTWAHDWIGVQHENENLYDGSDSFDVDLEGTYTEAAADAVQWEGNVYGLPYAAETVSLMYNRDMVDEPPETVSEMVDIMEREGEYGIGYPGDPYHYSAYLQGFGGVLYDEDADELGVDDDAVVEGLELIRDAIYEYSPNDLEEDTNLSVFQDGQAPFAVTGPWNLGDLRDAGIDVGVAPLPAPDGGEPTPFTGIQMWYLTSRLEEADDAVRDAVLDWAEWYTTTEDVATTNAQEHATIPVLQSVVGNDDLGDDVGAFSQTVDMGMPMPASEKMDAVWDPVESALDVVLGSGGDPREELENAAEQIRDSWK, encoded by the coding sequence ATGAAACGCAGACCCGTGCTCAAGGGTATCGGCGGAGCGATGGCGGGGGCGACTCTCGCAGGATGTACGAGCATGTTCAGCGGCGACGGGAGCGCTGAACTCTGGCACGAATTCACCGATTCGGAGGAAGAGACCTTCGACGGCCATCTCGAGACGTTCAACGAGGACGCCGATCGGGAACTCGACGCCTCCGGCGTCTCCAACATGGACGAGCAGTTGGAGACCGCGCTCCCGGCCAACGACGGGCCGATGAGTTTCACGTGGGCGCACGACTGGATCGGCGTCCAGCACGAGAACGAGAACCTCTACGACGGGAGCGATTCGTTCGACGTCGACCTCGAGGGGACGTATACGGAAGCGGCCGCCGACGCGGTCCAGTGGGAGGGGAACGTGTACGGGCTCCCCTACGCCGCGGAAACGGTGTCGCTGATGTACAACAGGGACATGGTCGACGAACCGCCGGAGACGGTCTCAGAGATGGTCGATATCATGGAGCGCGAAGGGGAGTACGGCATCGGCTATCCGGGCGATCCGTACCACTACAGCGCCTACCTGCAGGGGTTCGGCGGCGTCCTCTACGACGAGGACGCCGACGAACTGGGCGTCGACGACGACGCGGTCGTCGAGGGGCTCGAGCTCATCCGCGACGCCATCTACGAATACAGTCCGAACGACCTCGAGGAAGACACGAACCTCTCGGTATTCCAGGACGGGCAAGCGCCGTTCGCCGTTACCGGTCCGTGGAACCTCGGCGATCTCCGGGACGCCGGGATCGACGTCGGCGTCGCGCCGTTGCCCGCGCCCGACGGCGGCGAACCGACGCCGTTTACGGGCATTCAGATGTGGTATCTCACGTCTCGCCTCGAGGAGGCCGACGACGCGGTCCGCGACGCGGTCCTCGACTGGGCGGAGTGGTACACCACGACCGAAGACGTCGCGACGACCAACGCGCAGGAGCACGCGACCATCCCCGTCCTCCAGTCGGTCGTCGGAAACGACGACCTCGGGGACGACGTCGGCGCGTTCAGTCAGACCGTGGACATGGGAATGCCGATGCCCGCGAGCGAAAAGATGGACGCCGTCTGGGATCCGGTCGAGTCCGCGCTCGACGTCGTCCTCGGGTCGGGCGGCGATCCGCGGGAAGAGCTAGAGAACGCCGCCGAACAGATTCGAGACTCCTGGAAATAA
- a CDS encoding ABC transporter ATP-binding protein — protein MARVTVDELRKEYDTGSVVAVNDLSLEIEDGEFVTVVGPSGCGKTTTLRMLAGLEEPTGGRIEIGGEDVTDVHAKNRDVAMVFQNYALYPHKTVFENMEFGLRMSTDLSEAEREARVAETAEMMDIEELLEDKPDELSGGQKQRVALGRAIVREPDLFLFDEPLSNLDAKLRTTMRAEIQRLQNELGITAVYVTHDQHEAMTMGDRIVILDGGELQQQGRPTDVYERPVNGFVGGFIGSPSMNFVDVDVEPDGDRLHLTGRDGEFAYDLSGAYVDRHADDLESSRYTLGVRPENVTVADGAANAIATTVDVVEPVGSDNFLHLGLSDEFIARVDSDVRLEPGDRVTIAFDESDVHLFDAETGRNVLTRERDAPTVTS, from the coding sequence ATGGCACGGGTCACAGTCGACGAACTGCGGAAGGAATACGACACCGGATCAGTCGTCGCCGTCAACGACCTCTCCCTCGAAATCGAGGACGGCGAGTTCGTGACCGTCGTCGGGCCGTCGGGCTGTGGCAAGACGACGACGCTTCGAATGCTCGCGGGGCTCGAGGAACCGACCGGCGGCCGGATCGAGATCGGGGGCGAGGACGTCACGGACGTCCACGCGAAGAACCGAGACGTCGCGATGGTGTTCCAGAACTACGCGCTGTATCCCCACAAGACCGTCTTCGAGAACATGGAATTCGGACTCCGGATGAGCACCGATCTGAGCGAGGCCGAGCGCGAAGCGCGGGTCGCCGAGACCGCCGAGATGATGGACATCGAGGAGCTGCTCGAGGACAAGCCCGACGAACTCTCCGGCGGCCAGAAACAGCGCGTCGCCCTCGGCCGCGCGATCGTCAGGGAACCCGATCTGTTCCTGTTCGACGAACCGCTCAGCAATCTCGACGCCAAGCTCCGGACGACCATGCGCGCTGAGATCCAGCGGCTCCAGAACGAACTCGGGATCACGGCCGTCTACGTCACGCACGACCAGCACGAGGCGATGACGATGGGCGATCGGATCGTCATCCTCGACGGCGGCGAACTCCAGCAACAGGGACGGCCGACCGACGTCTACGAGCGACCGGTCAACGGGTTCGTCGGTGGCTTCATCGGCTCGCCGTCGATGAACTTCGTCGACGTCGACGTCGAACCCGACGGCGATCGACTGCACCTGACCGGTCGCGACGGCGAGTTCGCGTACGACCTCTCGGGGGCGTACGTCGACCGTCACGCGGACGACCTCGAGTCGAGCCGGTACACGCTCGGCGTCCGGCCGGAGAACGTCACCGTCGCCGACGGTGCGGCCAACGCGATCGCGACCACCGTCGACGTCGTCGAACCCGTCGGCTCCGATAACTTCCTGCACCTCGGGCTGAGCGACGAGTTCATCGCCCGCGTCGACTCGGACGTGCGCCTCGAGCCGGGCGATCGGGTGACGATCGCGTTCGACGAGTCGGACGTCCACCTGTTCGACGCCGAAACGGGTCGCAACGTCCTCACCCGCGAACGCGACGCGCCGACCGTCACGTCCTGA